One window of Cohnella hashimotonis genomic DNA carries:
- a CDS encoding glycoside hydrolase family 73 protein translates to MDRQTFFGLLGPQAQRARIEGSPLFPSVRLAQNLLETGGRIDEHYNLGGIKAGGGKPNQWWRGETYTTPTWEFVNGKRVQALGTWRSYKSVYHFYKDQDLLLGHARYARVRAAKTAPEQAEALQLSRYATDPAYSNKLSQLIKTYDLTKYDDFEEADIPMTTEEREQFEQLQKEASEQTALIRSLADRLALVENRQIIAEPPVWAAAAVQAAVDAKLIDTPRGGSYDFYRLLTVLHRKNII, encoded by the coding sequence ATGGACAGGCAGACGTTCTTTGGCCTACTTGGCCCGCAAGCGCAGCGGGCGCGAATTGAGGGCTCGCCGCTTTTCCCGAGCGTGAGATTAGCTCAGAACCTGCTGGAGACAGGCGGCAGGATCGACGAGCACTATAATCTTGGCGGCATTAAGGCAGGCGGAGGAAAGCCTAATCAGTGGTGGCGTGGGGAAACGTATACGACGCCGACATGGGAATTCGTGAATGGCAAGCGCGTACAGGCGTTGGGAACGTGGCGTTCTTACAAAAGCGTTTATCATTTTTACAAAGACCAGGATTTATTGCTCGGCCATGCCCGCTATGCCCGCGTCCGGGCCGCCAAGACGGCCCCGGAACAAGCGGAGGCGCTCCAGCTTAGCAGGTACGCGACGGATCCGGCTTATAGCAACAAGCTTTCTCAGCTTATCAAAACGTATGATCTGACGAAATATGACGATTTTGAGGAGGCGGACATACCGATGACGACGGAGGAGCGGGAACAGTTCGAGCAGCTTCAAAAAGAGGCTAGCGAGCAGACGGCGCTAATCAGATCGCTCGCCGACCGGCTTGCTTTGGTGGAAAACAGGCAGATAATCGCCGAGCCGCCCGTATGGGCTGCCGCCGCCGTGCAGGCTGCGGTTGATGCCAAGCTGATCGATACGCCGCGCGGCGGAAGTTACGACTTTTACCGGCTGCTGACCGTGCTGCATCGCAAAAACATCATATGA
- a CDS encoding C40 family peptidase — MRNRVFARAACAGIAAAAILAGAGCTDNPGDTADLSQRYAPVRVKSTERTKADEKAESSVIRLHSIHRTGYVSLADVAKAAGYTGRWLDDGSYGLGDHDPRWKFRTGDSRVQADGKVSRLPAPAVKENDNLYVPAAGLPALFGKELAMRTNKDTISFLPRAFGHDAGHGGLPFADAAPGTASGGKLRIASASSDAADIISHGQKFLGVKYDFGAGDYEKTGLFDCSSFVKYLFAEKGIQLPRTAREQAEHGTAVSRNELQPGDLMFYYVPGRFKTDKTVGHVGIYMGGGKMLHSSPKPEDGVQITDIDKAYWQDTFLYAKRLL; from the coding sequence ATGCGCAATCGTGTGTTCGCAAGGGCGGCCTGTGCAGGTATAGCGGCGGCTGCAATCCTGGCAGGTGCCGGATGCACGGACAACCCGGGCGATACGGCAGATCTGAGCCAGCGATACGCGCCGGTGCGGGTGAAGTCGACAGAGCGGACAAAAGCCGACGAGAAGGCCGAGAGCAGCGTCATCAGGCTTCACAGCATTCATCGCACGGGGTATGTATCGCTTGCGGACGTGGCGAAGGCAGCGGGTTATACCGGAAGGTGGCTCGATGACGGAAGCTATGGTCTGGGCGATCATGACCCGAGATGGAAATTCCGTACGGGAGACAGCCGCGTGCAGGCTGACGGCAAGGTGAGCAGGCTGCCGGCGCCGGCGGTAAAGGAGAATGACAACTTGTACGTTCCGGCAGCAGGACTGCCCGCCTTGTTCGGAAAAGAACTGGCCATGCGTACGAATAAAGACACGATTTCCTTTCTTCCAAGAGCCTTTGGCCATGACGCAGGCCATGGAGGGTTGCCCTTCGCCGACGCGGCCCCGGGCACGGCAAGCGGCGGAAAGCTGCGGATCGCCTCCGCTTCAAGCGATGCTGCCGATATCATTTCGCACGGGCAGAAATTCCTGGGAGTCAAATACGACTTCGGAGCCGGCGACTACGAAAAAACAGGGTTGTTCGACTGCTCGTCGTTCGTAAAGTATCTGTTCGCCGAAAAGGGCATTCAGCTTCCCCGTACCGCCAGGGAGCAGGCCGAACACGGAACTGCGGTGTCAAGGAACGAGCTGCAGCCCGGGGATTTGATGTTCTATTATGTGCCCGGCCGATTCAAGACAGATAAGACGGTCGGTCACGTCGGCATCTACATGGGCGGCGGCAAAATGCTTCACTCAAGCCCGAAGCCGGAGGACGGGGTTCAGATTACGGATATCGACAAAGCCTATTGGCAGGATACGTTCTTATACGCCAAGCGGCTGCTCTAG
- a CDS encoding HD-GYP domain-containing protein has protein sequence MRIHITDLQAGDQISQDIFNAYGLHVLSSGAILNESDLSRLYQHRIDYVDIEQRVSPSFEASETAADLFPPELRYKFEDAVAGCELLFKQALVEGKISEEDAKESFQPLVRHFQEERDVVSLMLSMHTQDEYTYQHSVQVGMLSFYMAKWLEWSEEDQIRAGMAGFLHDIGKCRIPEEILKKSGRLTDAEFEEIKKHSAHSYQILKDSYSDEEIAVAALQHHERRDGTGYPERLHDQAIMPMSRVIAIADIYSAMSSDRVYQEKRDLLCVLKELYRLSFNELDAEMTLTFINRMIPNFIGKRAQLSDGRWGTIIMTHPTDPFRPLIHVDDKFIDLAVEHGLEIDRIST, from the coding sequence ATGCGAATTCATATTACAGATTTGCAAGCTGGCGATCAAATCTCGCAAGATATCTTTAACGCGTACGGCCTGCACGTTCTGTCCAGCGGCGCGATCTTGAACGAGTCCGATCTGTCTCGGCTTTACCAGCATCGGATCGACTACGTGGACATCGAGCAGCGGGTCTCCCCTTCGTTCGAAGCCTCGGAGACCGCCGCCGACCTGTTCCCGCCCGAGCTCCGCTACAAGTTCGAGGATGCAGTCGCTGGCTGCGAGCTGCTGTTCAAGCAGGCGCTCGTCGAAGGCAAAATTTCCGAGGAGGATGCGAAGGAGAGCTTCCAGCCGCTCGTCAGGCATTTCCAGGAAGAACGGGACGTCGTATCGCTCATGCTGAGCATGCATACGCAGGACGAATATACGTACCAGCACTCGGTCCAGGTCGGCATGCTCTCCTTCTACATGGCCAAGTGGCTGGAGTGGAGCGAAGAGGACCAGATCCGAGCGGGCATGGCCGGTTTCCTGCACGATATCGGCAAGTGTCGGATTCCGGAAGAGATCCTGAAGAAAAGCGGGCGCCTGACCGATGCGGAGTTTGAGGAAATCAAAAAGCATTCGGCCCACAGCTATCAGATTCTGAAGGACTCGTATTCGGACGAAGAGATCGCCGTCGCCGCGCTCCAGCACCACGAGAGACGCGACGGTACGGGATATCCCGAGCGGCTCCATGACCAGGCGATCATGCCGATGTCCAGAGTCATCGCGATCGCGGACATATATAGCGCCATGAGTTCGGATCGCGTCTATCAGGAGAAGCGGGATTTGCTGTGCGTGCTTAAGGAACTGTACAGGCTCAGCTTTAACGAACTGGACGCGGAGATGACTTTGACGTTCATTAACCGGATGATCCCCAATTTTATCGGCAAGCGCGCGCAGCTGTCCGACGGACGGTGGGGGACGATCATTATGACGCACCCCACGGATCCGTTCCGTCCGCTTATTCACGTCGACGATAAGTTTATCGACCTGGCCGTCGAACACGGCCTTGAGATCGATCGGATTTCCACCTGA
- a CDS encoding ThiF family adenylyltransferase — MTDSFTEGAADGNARYADRYARQTRFAPFGVEGQARLSAKTAAIVGVGALGCVSANHLSRAGIGRLILIDRDVVEPTNLQRQLLYDESDAAQGTPKAVAAARRLSAINGDVAYKSYAVDLNAGNVETLLADADLVVDGTDSFGIRYLLNEWSVKHGKPWIYGAAVGASGMTMTIRPGTGGPCLRCLFPQPPRGGTLDTCETAGVLGPIVDLIASVQSMEAIKLLAGHEEALHGALLQTDLWHTGWQQLGIAGARRLDCPVCGGERRFEWLDGDAAEPLTASLCGRRTVQVSPAASDASLDLPLLAARWAPLGRIELHDYLLRLRRDDGIAFALFPDGRALVSGTDDPVRARRLYAELIGE, encoded by the coding sequence GTGACCGATTCGTTCACCGAAGGCGCGGCGGACGGGAACGCACGTTATGCGGACCGCTATGCGCGTCAGACCCGCTTCGCCCCGTTCGGCGTCGAAGGGCAGGCGCGCCTGTCGGCCAAGACCGCCGCGATCGTCGGCGTCGGCGCGCTGGGCTGCGTCTCGGCCAACCATCTGAGCCGCGCCGGCATCGGCCGCCTCATCCTGATCGACCGCGACGTCGTCGAACCGACCAACCTGCAGCGACAGCTGCTCTACGACGAATCTGACGCGGCCCAAGGAACGCCGAAGGCAGTCGCTGCCGCGCGAAGGCTGTCCGCGATCAACGGCGACGTCGCGTACAAGTCATATGCGGTCGATCTGAACGCCGGCAATGTCGAGACGCTGCTGGCGGACGCCGATCTTGTCGTTGACGGCACGGACAGCTTCGGAATCCGGTACCTGCTCAACGAGTGGAGCGTGAAGCATGGCAAGCCATGGATCTACGGAGCGGCCGTCGGCGCTTCCGGCATGACGATGACGATCCGCCCCGGCACGGGCGGTCCTTGCCTGCGCTGCCTCTTTCCGCAGCCGCCGCGCGGCGGCACGCTCGATACATGCGAGACGGCAGGCGTTCTCGGACCGATCGTCGACCTTATTGCATCCGTGCAGTCGATGGAGGCGATCAAGCTGCTCGCCGGGCACGAAGAGGCGCTGCACGGCGCGCTGCTCCAGACAGACCTTTGGCATACGGGCTGGCAGCAGCTCGGGATCGCAGGCGCTCGAAGGCTTGATTGCCCCGTCTGCGGCGGCGAGCGCCGATTCGAATGGCTGGACGGCGACGCCGCCGAGCCGCTAACCGCCTCGCTCTGCGGCCGTAGGACGGTCCAGGTATCGCCTGCAGCCTCCGATGCGTCGCTCGATTTGCCGCTGCTCGCCGCCAGATGGGCGCCGCTCGGGCGTATTGAGCTGCACGACTACCTGCTTCGGCTCCGCCGGGACGACGGCATCGCCTTCGCGCTATTCCCCGACGGCCGCGCGCTCGTATCCGGCACGGACGATCCAGTGCGGGCAAGGCGCCTCTACGCCGAGTTAATCGGCGAATAG
- a CDS encoding molybdenum cofactor biosynthesis protein: MTTYRWKIYLFAGLAERLGSRLLETSFAEERLTAGELKRRLAAAHPEQADLIAVSFVARNQAFSQDEAELGHDDELALLPPVSGGCGPVEGDRSAATSAAPYAISAAALSTDDVLSLVHHPDHGAALLFAGTTRGLTGDQRTVTLDYEAYEPMALAALRQIGDEIGERWPGTLCAIHHRIGSVGIGETSVLIAVSSPHRAAAYEASRYAIERLKQTVPIWKREVYEDGSEWKGHQTGPWNPLAPPAGEGP; the protein is encoded by the coding sequence ATGACGACATACAGATGGAAAATATATTTATTCGCCGGACTGGCGGAGCGACTCGGTTCGCGCCTGCTCGAGACGTCATTTGCGGAAGAGAGACTTACGGCCGGCGAGCTGAAGCGCCGCCTTGCGGCCGCCCACCCGGAGCAGGCCGATCTGATCGCGGTGTCGTTCGTCGCGCGCAACCAGGCGTTTTCCCAGGACGAAGCGGAGCTCGGCCACGATGACGAGCTTGCGCTGCTGCCGCCCGTTTCCGGCGGCTGCGGACCGGTCGAAGGCGACCGGTCCGCGGCGACATCCGCAGCGCCCTATGCGATATCGGCAGCGGCGCTGTCGACGGACGATGTGTTATCGCTGGTGCACCACCCCGATCACGGCGCCGCGCTCCTGTTCGCGGGAACGACGCGGGGGCTAACGGGCGACCAGCGTACGGTCACGCTTGATTACGAAGCGTACGAGCCGATGGCGCTCGCGGCGCTGCGGCAGATCGGCGACGAGATCGGCGAGCGGTGGCCCGGCACGCTGTGCGCGATCCACCACCGCATCGGATCGGTCGGCATCGGCGAGACCAGCGTCCTCATCGCCGTCTCCTCGCCGCACCGCGCTGCCGCCTATGAAGCGAGCCGGTATGCGATCGAACGACTCAAGCAGACGGTGCCGATCTGGAAACGCGAGGTGTACGAGGACGGTTCCGAATGGAAAGGACATCAGACCGGCCCTTGGAATCCGCTGGCGCCTCCGGCAGGTGAAGGGCCGTGA
- the moaA gene encoding GTP 3',8-cyclase MoaA → MTELKDRYDRKHTYLRISVTDRCNLRCLYCMPEEGMEFMDRDRLLTYEQIAEVVETAAGFGISKLRITGGEPLVRPGIAGLIATLKSIRGIEEISLTTNGLLLGPQAAALKRAGLDRVNISLDTLDSARFRFIARRGRLDKVLEGIEAAAEAGLGPIKLNCVLLKGVNEDEIGPFLRLSAEKPLHIRFIEYMPIGHDDAGWRDHYLPLTRVSEEADRLGLAYEPLPEGPAGNGPSENFRILGGAGSFGLIHPVSNHFCANCNRLRLTAEGDLKPCLYWVDELSVRPALGSPQAMRELFMKAMRIKPENHEMAALLAGDAQSHVPTGRRMSQIGG, encoded by the coding sequence ATGACGGAATTGAAGGATCGATACGACCGCAAGCATACGTACCTGCGCATCTCCGTCACGGACCGCTGCAACCTGCGCTGCCTGTACTGCATGCCCGAGGAGGGCATGGAATTCATGGACCGGGACCGCCTTCTGACCTACGAACAGATCGCCGAGGTGGTGGAGACCGCCGCGGGATTCGGCATATCCAAGCTTCGGATCACCGGCGGCGAACCGCTCGTCCGCCCGGGCATCGCCGGGTTGATCGCGACCCTGAAGTCGATTCGCGGCATCGAGGAGATCTCCCTTACGACGAACGGGCTGCTGCTCGGCCCGCAGGCTGCCGCGCTTAAGCGCGCCGGACTCGATCGCGTCAATATCAGCCTGGATACGCTGGACAGCGCGCGCTTTCGCTTTATCGCGCGCAGGGGCAGGCTGGACAAAGTGCTGGAAGGCATCGAGGCCGCGGCAGAGGCCGGGCTCGGACCCATCAAGCTAAACTGCGTGCTGCTCAAAGGCGTAAACGAGGACGAGATCGGGCCCTTTCTCCGCCTGAGCGCCGAGAAGCCGCTTCATATCCGGTTTATTGAATATATGCCGATCGGGCACGACGACGCCGGCTGGCGCGATCACTATCTGCCGCTGACGCGCGTCTCCGAAGAAGCCGATCGTCTCGGACTGGCTTACGAGCCGCTGCCTGAAGGACCTGCAGGCAACGGTCCGTCCGAGAACTTCCGGATCTTGGGCGGGGCTGGCTCCTTCGGTCTGATCCATCCGGTCAGCAATCATTTCTGCGCCAATTGCAACCGTCTCCGCTTGACCGCGGAAGGCGACCTCAAGCCCTGCCTTTACTGGGTGGACGAGCTGAGCGTCCGGCCGGCGCTCGGTTCTCCGCAGGCGATGCGCGAGCTGTTCATGAAGGCGATGCGCATCAAGCCGGAGAACCACGAGATGGCGGCGTTGCTGGCGGGAGATGCCCAGTCGCACGTGCCGACGGGGCGCAGAATGTCTCAAATCGGCGGGTAG
- a CDS encoding bifunctional metallophosphatase/5'-nucleotidase, translating into MQSGKLILLHTNDIHSHFEEAARAADYIKEVRRSVPAERLLLIDCGDHLDRVRIETEGTDAVVNRELLTRLGYDAVTFGNNEGLTYTPAQLSRLYEDAAYPVVCANLKLSATGRPPAWMRRTLTLQKAGLTVGLFGLTVQFSDFYELLGWEVSDPLEEAAACVAELRADCDVVVAISHLGLRQDERMAAAVPGIDVILGAHTHHLLEVPLRIGGTVVCAAGKFGRYVGTVEIERGAEGRGLAIEGRTIPTEGREGDPETAEIVAAALKEAKLAMAEPIARLVVPLAGDADAESPLGTLLAGALRRKTGAEIGLTNAGQILDGLSAGPVTRERIHAVCPSPINPCLIELTGELLKQAFEESLLPEFIGLEFHGFGFRGKVLGRLCTDGAEVVFDPAAPPYERVCSVLVNGEPLDDKRVYTVGTLDMFTFGIGYVGLKQGRVLRYCLPEFIRDLLAEALSDERAVADCVRRRWSESAASAAL; encoded by the coding sequence GTGCAAAGCGGCAAGCTGATTCTGCTTCATACCAACGATATCCACAGTCATTTCGAGGAGGCCGCCAGGGCGGCCGATTATATAAAGGAAGTCCGCAGATCTGTACCGGCGGAGCGGCTCCTGCTCATCGACTGCGGCGACCATCTGGACCGCGTACGGATCGAAACGGAGGGCACCGACGCCGTCGTGAACAGAGAGCTCCTGACGCGGCTTGGCTATGACGCGGTGACGTTCGGGAACAACGAAGGCCTGACCTATACGCCGGCCCAATTGTCGCGGCTTTACGAGGATGCCGCCTACCCCGTCGTCTGCGCGAATCTGAAGCTCTCCGCGACGGGACGTCCACCGGCATGGATGCGCCGGACGCTGACCCTTCAAAAAGCCGGACTGACGGTCGGCCTGTTCGGGCTAACCGTACAGTTCAGCGATTTTTACGAGCTGCTCGGCTGGGAAGTGTCCGATCCGCTGGAGGAGGCGGCCGCTTGCGTCGCCGAGCTTCGGGCCGACTGCGACGTCGTCGTGGCGATCTCGCATCTCGGACTGCGCCAGGACGAACGGATGGCGGCTGCGGTGCCCGGCATCGACGTGATCCTCGGCGCCCATACGCATCACTTGCTGGAGGTTCCGCTGCGGATCGGGGGCACGGTCGTCTGCGCGGCCGGCAAGTTCGGCCGCTATGTAGGCACAGTCGAGATCGAGCGCGGCGCCGAGGGACGGGGGCTCGCCATCGAGGGTCGAACGATCCCGACAGAGGGCCGGGAAGGGGATCCAGAGACGGCGGAGATCGTCGCCGCAGCGCTCAAGGAGGCCAAGCTGGCGATGGCTGAGCCGATCGCGCGGTTGGTCGTTCCGCTCGCCGGAGATGCAGATGCGGAGAGCCCGCTCGGGACGCTGCTCGCGGGGGCGCTGCGCCGCAAGACCGGCGCCGAGATCGGACTTACAAACGCAGGGCAGATTTTGGACGGACTTTCGGCGGGGCCGGTGACCCGCGAGCGAATCCATGCCGTATGTCCGTCGCCGATCAACCCGTGCCTGATCGAGCTGACCGGCGAGCTGCTGAAGCAGGCGTTCGAGGAGAGCCTGCTGCCGGAGTTCATCGGTTTGGAGTTTCACGGCTTCGGCTTCCGGGGCAAGGTGCTTGGCCGCTTGTGCACGGACGGCGCCGAGGTGGTCTTCGATCCCGCCGCGCCGCCGTACGAACGGGTCTGCAGCGTTCTGGTGAACGGGGAACCGCTGGACGATAAGCGGGTCTATACAGTCGGCACGCTCGACATGTTTACGTTCGGCATCGGTTATGTCGGCTTGAAGCAGGGACGCGTGTTGCGCTATTGCCTGCCCGAGTTCATTCGCGACTTGCTGGCCGAGGCGCTGAGCGACGAGCGGGCGGTAGCCGATTGTGTCCGGCGCCGCTGGTCGGAGAGCGCTGCCTCCGCGGCATTATAA
- a CDS encoding HD-GYP domain-containing protein, with the protein MRLMPVTACLPGMRLGKKIFSEDGIVLLAEGVELTQGLLNRLSSMGIHYIYISDPKTEGIEIPELISEETQRRALKTVKNVFREMADSSRRGIYPYVGKAVRETMSTILDDLYSNRDAMIMLLNLQSVDHYLYIHSLNVCVYTSLLGIARGYSRDELMTLGLGSLLHDVGKSRIPLDVLLKPGALSKQEFEEMKRHTERGFQLLKDEPNLPLIVAHCAFQHHERLDGSGYPRGIRGHEIHDYAKWIGIVDSYDAMTSHRIYRNAMLPHQAVELLYAGSDSLYDTEMLRLFRDKVAIYPVGMTVELSSGQTGVIVDVNTLTLHRPIVRILTNEGGEELKSPFDMDLSKHLSVMISRVVTNGPALSEA; encoded by the coding sequence ATGCGCTTGATGCCAGTGACAGCTTGCCTCCCCGGAATGAGGCTTGGTAAAAAGATTTTCTCCGAAGATGGCATCGTGCTGCTGGCTGAAGGAGTCGAGTTGACCCAGGGACTGTTGAATCGCCTGAGCAGTATGGGCATTCATTACATCTATATTTCGGACCCGAAGACCGAAGGCATCGAGATTCCCGAGCTGATCAGCGAGGAGACGCAGCGGCGGGCGCTGAAGACCGTTAAGAACGTGTTCCGCGAGATGGCCGACAGCTCCCGGCGCGGGATCTATCCCTACGTCGGCAAAGCCGTGCGCGAGACGATGTCGACGATCCTCGACGATCTGTACAGCAATCGGGACGCCATGATCATGCTGCTGAACCTGCAGAGCGTGGATCACTATTTGTATATCCATTCGCTCAACGTCTGCGTGTATACGTCGCTGCTCGGCATCGCCCGCGGCTACAGCAGGGACGAGCTGATGACGCTTGGCCTCGGTTCCCTGCTGCACGACGTCGGCAAGTCCCGGATACCGCTCGACGTGCTGCTGAAGCCGGGGGCGTTGTCCAAGCAGGAGTTCGAGGAGATGAAGCGCCATACCGAACGCGGCTTCCAGCTGCTCAAGGACGAGCCCAACCTGCCGCTCATCGTCGCTCATTGCGCCTTCCAGCACCACGAACGGCTGGACGGCTCGGGCTATCCGCGCGGCATTCGAGGCCACGAGATCCACGATTACGCCAAGTGGATCGGCATCGTCGACTCGTACGATGCGATGACGAGCCACCGGATCTACCGCAACGCCATGCTGCCGCACCAGGCGGTCGAGCTCTTGTACGCGGGCAGCGACTCGCTGTACGACACGGAGATGCTCCGCCTGTTTCGAGACAAGGTCGCCATCTATCCGGTCGGCATGACCGTAGAGCTGTCGAGCGGCCAGACCGGCGTCATCGTGGACGTGAACACGCTGACGCTGCATCGGCCGATCGTGCGAATCCTTACCAACGAAGGCGGCGAGGAGCTGAAGTCCCCGTTCGATATGGATTTGTCCAAGCACCTGTCGGTCATGATCTCCCGCGTCGTGACCAACGGTCCCGCCTTAAGCGAAGCATAG
- the yfkAB gene encoding radical SAM/CxCxxxxC motif protein YfkAB — protein sequence MIGSAQAGTGALFAPPADLTPLSPAYDPWDPIRSLQAYGKHALTSVEFTVTHLCNMRCEHCAVGDSLTMTEAEALPIDLMLRRLDEVEHLETISLTGGEPTFSMNTVTGVLIPLLKYARSRGIRTQLNSNVTLDYGRYELIAPHLDVMHISFNYTEAEDFHRIGFARTGREVGLGAAGRMYERMMENARRLADGGLFVSAESMINYRTHGKMKEIHRLVGEMGCSRHEVHPMYPSSFASGLPAITKRQMLEAVEELLDVRRRDMWMLFGTLPFYACGDDPLERRLLSRLADEPNVTVRNDPDGRNRVNVNLFSGDVYVTDFAAVPPFGNVKTERLDDVFDRWQAHPMQRGLNCHCPAAGCCGPNLLVTDMYYKDVDFTRRRAIV from the coding sequence ATGATTGGCTCCGCCCAAGCCGGGACGGGCGCCCTTTTCGCGCCGCCGGCCGATCTCACGCCGCTGTCGCCTGCGTACGATCCGTGGGATCCGATCCGTTCGCTGCAGGCGTACGGCAAGCATGCGCTCACGAGCGTTGAATTTACCGTTACTCATTTATGCAATATGCGATGCGAGCATTGCGCCGTCGGCGACAGCCTGACGATGACCGAAGCCGAGGCGCTGCCGATCGACCTGATGCTCCGCAGGCTGGACGAGGTCGAGCATCTGGAGACGATCAGCCTTACCGGCGGAGAGCCGACTTTTAGCATGAACACTGTCACGGGCGTGCTGATCCCGCTGCTTAAGTACGCAAGGTCGCGCGGCATCCGCACGCAGCTCAATTCCAACGTGACGCTTGATTACGGCCGTTACGAGCTGATCGCGCCTCATTTGGACGTCATGCATATTTCCTTCAATTACACGGAGGCCGAGGATTTCCACCGCATCGGCTTCGCGCGCACCGGACGGGAGGTCGGCCTCGGGGCCGCCGGGCGCATGTACGAGCGCATGATGGAAAACGCCAGACGGCTGGCCGACGGCGGTCTGTTCGTCTCGGCGGAGTCGATGATCAACTACCGGACGCACGGGAAAATGAAGGAGATCCACCGTCTCGTCGGCGAGATGGGCTGCAGCAGGCATGAGGTGCATCCGATGTATCCGAGCTCCTTTGCCTCGGGACTGCCCGCGATCACGAAGCGGCAGATGCTCGAAGCCGTCGAGGAACTGCTTGACGTCAGGCGGCGCGACATGTGGATGCTGTTCGGCACGCTGCCGTTTTACGCTTGCGGGGACGATCCGCTGGAGCGCCGCCTGCTAAGCAGGCTGGCCGACGAGCCGAATGTCACCGTGCGCAACGATCCGGACGGCCGCAACCGCGTCAACGTCAACCTGTTCAGCGGGGACGTGTACGTGACCGATTTCGCGGCCGTCCCGCCGTTCGGCAACGTCAAGACAGAGCGCCTCGACGACGTGTTCGACCGCTGGCAGGCGCACCCGATGCAGCGGGGCCTCAATTGCCATTGTCCGGCTGCGGGCTGCTGCGGTCCGAATCTTCTGGTAACCGACATGTATTACAAGGATGTCGACTTTACCCGCCGACGCGCGATCGTCTAG
- a CDS encoding hemolysin family protein: MNTELLWGSIAWHAVLVLFLVLLNGFFVAAEFALVKVRQSRLTQLTNEGNVRAKYALKVNRKLDVYLSATQLGITLASLGLGWTGEPAIADLIVIPLLHQYGVTNETTIHTISYIIAFSAITFLHIVLGELAPKSLAIQKSEGVSLWLSLPLLLFYRLFLPVIWLLNNAANLLLRLIGVKPASEHDAAHTEEEIRILMNESAKSGIIDKEEMTLFDNVFEFSERVAREVMLPRTDMDCMFTNLPFDENMKLAYRVKHTRYPVGVEDKDQIIGFVHITDVLTADPDEEQDLRAYLRPILSVPESMEISRVLKLMQRHKSQLAIVIDEYGGTAGMLTAEMILEEIVGEMRDEFDDEPPAVEMQGDVYSVDGRMLIEEVDDLLGVEIEEEEVDSIGGWLFKSLDGNVEEGHKIVEQGYVFEIAEVERLRVQRVHIYRYKQSDADDRTDSPSGL, from the coding sequence TTGAACACGGAATTGTTATGGGGTTCGATCGCCTGGCACGCCGTACTCGTTCTTTTTCTCGTGCTGCTGAACGGATTTTTCGTAGCGGCCGAATTCGCGCTCGTCAAAGTGCGCCAATCCCGGCTCACGCAGCTGACGAACGAGGGGAATGTCAGGGCCAAGTACGCGCTTAAGGTCAACCGCAAGCTGGACGTCTATCTGTCGGCCACGCAGCTAGGCATCACGCTCGCCTCGCTCGGGCTCGGCTGGACGGGCGAGCCGGCCATCGCCGATCTGATCGTCATCCCGCTGCTTCACCAATACGGCGTGACCAACGAGACGACGATCCATACGATCTCGTATATCATCGCGTTCAGCGCGATCACGTTCCTTCATATCGTGCTGGGAGAGCTCGCGCCCAAGTCGCTCGCGATCCAAAAGTCGGAGGGCGTATCGCTGTGGCTGTCGCTTCCGCTGCTGCTCTTCTACCGGCTGTTCCTGCCGGTCATCTGGCTGCTCAACAACGCGGCGAACCTGCTGCTGCGTTTGATCGGCGTCAAGCCTGCCAGCGAACACGATGCGGCGCATACCGAAGAAGAGATCCGCATCCTCATGAATGAGAGCGCCAAGAGCGGCATCATCGACAAGGAAGAGATGACGCTGTTCGACAACGTGTTCGAGTTTTCCGAACGGGTGGCCCGCGAAGTCATGCTTCCTCGTACGGACATGGACTGCATGTTCACCAACCTGCCGTTCGACGAGAACATGAAGCTCGCTTACCGCGTCAAGCATACCCGGTATCCGGTCGGCGTCGAGGACAAGGATCAGATTATCGGATTCGTCCACATCACGGACGTGCTCACGGCCGATCCGGACGAAGAGCAGGATCTGCGCGCCTACTTGCGTCCGATATTAAGCGTGCCTGAGTCGATGGAGATCAGCCGCGTGCTCAAGCTTATGCAGCGCCACAAGTCGCAGCTCGCGATCGTCATCGACGAATACGGCGGCACGGCCGGCATGCTGACGGCCGAGATGATTCTCGAGGAGATCGTCGGGGAGATGCGGGACGAATTCGACGACGAGCCGCCGGCCGTCGAAATGCAGGGCGACGTCTATTCGGTGGACGGACGCATGCTGATCGAGGAGGTCGACGACCTGCTCGGCGTCGAGATCGAGGAAGAAGAGGTCGATTCGATCGGCGGCTGGCTGTTCAAGAGCCTTGACGGCAACGTCGAGGAGGGCCACAAGATCGTCGAGCAAGGCTATGTTTTCGAGATCGCCGAAGTGGAACGTCTAAGAGTCCAGCGCGTACATATCTATCGGTATAAACAATCGGATGCGGACGACCGTACGGACTCGCCTTCCGGTCTGTAG